A single uncultured Methanolobus sp. DNA region contains:
- the pseI gene encoding pseudaminic acid synthase, whose product MEIKIENRQIGDNHPVFIIAEVSANHLQKYDLAVKTIKAIKGSGADAVKLQTYTPDTITIDCNNEYFQIEHGTIWDGKNLYNLYEEAYTPWEWQPELKKVAEEMGLICFSSPFDKTAVDFLEKMNVPAYKVASFEITDIPLIEYIASKGKPVIISTGIATLSDIEEAINACKRMGNTQIALLKCTSAYPAPLEEINLNTIPNIKDTFKTVVGLSDHTLGISVPIASVALGTKIIEKHFILDRSMGGPDAAFSLEPHEFKAMVDSVREIEKALGEVTYDLTEKARNSRDFSRSLFVVEDIFAGEKFTEKNIRSIRPGYGLHPRYLPNIIGKKAKSSLKKGTPLKWEFVE is encoded by the coding sequence ATGGAAATCAAAATTGAAAATAGGCAAATCGGTGATAATCATCCGGTTTTTATAATAGCAGAAGTTTCTGCAAATCACCTTCAAAAATACGATCTTGCTGTGAAAACAATAAAAGCTATTAAAGGATCTGGAGCAGATGCCGTAAAGCTACAAACATATACACCAGATACGATCACAATTGATTGTAATAATGAATACTTCCAGATAGAACATGGAACTATATGGGATGGAAAAAACCTTTACAATCTCTACGAAGAAGCATATACCCCATGGGAATGGCAGCCTGAGCTTAAAAAAGTAGCTGAAGAGATGGGACTTATCTGTTTCTCTTCTCCTTTCGATAAAACTGCGGTTGATTTCCTTGAAAAAATGAATGTTCCTGCCTACAAAGTTGCTTCTTTTGAAATTACAGACATTCCACTAATAGAGTATATTGCATCAAAAGGAAAACCTGTGATCATATCTACAGGCATAGCGACACTTTCTGATATAGAAGAAGCTATCAATGCCTGCAAAAGAATGGGAAATACACAGATCGCATTATTAAAATGCACATCTGCATATCCTGCACCACTTGAAGAAATTAATCTGAATACCATACCAAATATAAAAGATACTTTCAAAACCGTGGTTGGACTTTCAGACCATACACTTGGAATATCTGTGCCCATAGCATCCGTTGCACTTGGAACGAAGATAATAGAGAAACATTTCATTCTTGACCGGAGCATGGGAGGACCTGATGCTGCGTTCTCCCTCGAACCACATGAGTTCAAAGCAATGGTAGATTCAGTCAGAGAAATTGAAAAGGCACTTGGAGAAGTGACATATGATCTTACTGAAAAAGCCAGAAATAGCAGGGATTTTTCAAGGTCATTATTTGTTGTTGAAGATATTTTTGCAGGAGAGAAGTTCACTGAGAAAAATATCAGATCCATTAGACCAGGCTATGGATTGCATCCCAGGTATCTACCCAACATTATTGGAAAGAAAGCGAAATCAAGTCTTAAAAAGGGTACGCCTTTAAAATGGGAATTTGTGGAATAA
- a CDS encoding class I SAM-dependent methyltransferase, with product MHKGKVIATDRDTDIIECELCGFKHQNPIPSKEKIQKYYEEKYYQETKPKLLDYEKEIRDLKWSHLWYRDKLDILNNYANYFTSNRRLLDVGCGNGLFLKFMEENNWDVYGIEPSCEASEKANSLIHNVYNTTLEEFSDQKWHGYFDFINLKCVLEHVPDPIEVINICKDLLNESGMICIEVPNDFNVLQLQTEKNGLCKSNYWLAIPDHINYFDFDSLTKLLDKCGFDIYLQTADFPMELFLLMEENYVDHCEIGSAVHEKRTKFEMNIGDELRRDIYKSLAKLGIGRTCIVYAKLKK from the coding sequence ATGCATAAAGGTAAAGTAATTGCAACAGATAGAGATACTGATATTATTGAATGTGAACTTTGTGGGTTTAAACACCAGAATCCAATTCCCTCAAAAGAAAAAATTCAAAAATATTATGAAGAAAAATACTATCAAGAAACAAAACCCAAACTTTTAGACTATGAGAAAGAGATTAGGGATTTGAAATGGTCACATTTGTGGTACAGGGATAAATTAGACATATTGAACAATTATGCAAATTACTTTACTTCAAATAGGCGTTTATTAGATGTAGGTTGTGGAAATGGACTATTCCTCAAATTTATGGAGGAAAATAATTGGGATGTATATGGTATAGAACCTTCCTGTGAAGCAAGTGAAAAAGCTAATTCTTTAATTCATAATGTCTATAATACAACTCTAGAAGAGTTTTCAGATCAGAAATGGCATGGGTATTTTGATTTTATAAATTTGAAATGTGTACTGGAACATGTACCGGACCCCATTGAAGTAATAAATATTTGCAAAGATTTGCTAAATGAATCTGGAATGATATGTATAGAAGTTCCAAATGACTTCAACGTTCTCCAGCTACAAACTGAGAAAAATGGCTTATGCAAGTCGAATTATTGGTTAGCGATACCTGATCACATCAATTATTTTGATTTTGACAGCTTAACTAAATTACTGGACAAATGCGGATTTGACATTTATTTGCAAACTGCAGATTTTCCGATGGAACTTTTTTTACTAATGGAAGAAAACTATGTTGATCATTGTGAAATTGGGAGTGCAGTTCATGAAAAAAGAACTAAGTTTGAAATGAATATCGGAGATGAGCTTCGAAGAGACATATACAAGTCATTGGCAAAACTGGGTATTGGGAGAACTTGTATAGTATATGCAAAATTGAAGAAATGA
- a CDS encoding holo-ACP synthase: MKNVNLDKTGIGVDIEDIERFKPLRLNENEGFLRKIYTKKELEYCFSKRNPAQHLAVRYSGKESVIKALSSLGLGNTQLHDIEIFNEENGVPKVIIHSEKIERIEVIISLSHCEDKAVSFALVTILD; the protein is encoded by the coding sequence ATGAAAAATGTTAATTTGGATAAAACCGGAATTGGTGTGGATATTGAAGATATCGAACGCTTTAAACCTTTGAGATTAAATGAAAATGAAGGATTTTTGCGTAAGATATACACTAAAAAAGAGTTAGAATACTGCTTTTCCAAAAGAAATCCTGCCCAACATTTGGCAGTTAGATATTCAGGGAAAGAATCAGTTATAAAAGCTCTTTCCAGTTTAGGATTAGGAAATACACAATTACATGATATTGAAATATTCAATGAAGAAAATGGTGTTCCAAAAGTTATAATTCATTCAGAAAAAATAGAAAGAATAGAAGTAATCATCAGTTTATCGCATTGCGAAGACAAAGCTGTATCTTTTGCCTTAGTTACTATCTTAGATTAG
- a CDS encoding class I adenylate-forming enzyme family protein: MLEMNKMKDKIDIGSTLKHIFMSNWEDYFLYDAINGNNYTYNSFFNSVVQYQTILKNKGIKKGDIICLLLSNSIELPILYFTSLIMQLTVVPIDTKKGYDEIKEILAQLGYKMVLHDNDVLVNDIATLVDTKTLANEYSSKIEIAVEDLSIFENIDYNKPFLITFTSGSTGSAKGVVHSFRNLYLSAYYFNEGFNFDKNNIFYNNLPMTYMAGILNLFILPFICESKIVIDERFSISKIMRFWENPIKYSVNTFWFIPTILNLLLKLDRGNQGIEYSNKRNIIGCVGTAPLSNKTKLDFSKKYNIQLFESYGLSETLFISTNSPGKPQKSSSVGNLLHGINLDFCPDNEIAVDVPWMFLGYTNQETQNYFKNGKYLTGDLGIIDENGFLSITGRKKDIIIRGGINLSPKKIEGIIESIDVFEDYVIIGLEDENLGEKTACFFVPSYEDYKNILKKINKELVEKLGEAYHIDEFVRMNEIPKNINGKIDKIAIKKMYEGK; encoded by the coding sequence ATGTTGGAAATGAACAAGATGAAAGATAAAATAGACATCGGTAGTACATTGAAGCATATTTTTATGAGTAACTGGGAAGACTATTTTCTTTATGATGCAATAAATGGAAATAATTATACATATAACTCTTTTTTTAATAGTGTTGTTCAATACCAGACCATTCTCAAAAACAAAGGTATTAAAAAAGGAGACATTATCTGCTTGTTGCTTTCAAACTCAATCGAACTACCAATACTGTACTTTACCTCATTAATAATGCAGTTAACAGTTGTGCCAATTGATACAAAAAAAGGGTATGATGAAATCAAGGAAATACTCGCTCAACTAGGCTACAAAATGGTACTACATGATAATGATGTTTTAGTAAATGATATTGCAACTCTTGTAGATACAAAAACACTAGCGAATGAATATTCTAGTAAAATAGAGATTGCTGTTGAAGATTTAAGTATCTTTGAAAACATTGATTATAACAAGCCCTTCTTGATAACATTTACATCAGGATCGACGGGATCAGCAAAGGGAGTAGTGCATTCATTTAGGAACTTATATCTAAGTGCCTATTACTTTAATGAAGGATTCAATTTTGATAAGAACAACATATTTTATAATAATCTACCAATGACTTATATGGCAGGAATTCTAAACCTTTTTATCTTGCCTTTTATTTGCGAGAGTAAAATTGTAATAGATGAGAGATTTAGTATTTCTAAGATAATGAGATTTTGGGAAAATCCTATTAAATATTCAGTAAATACATTCTGGTTTATTCCAACTATTCTTAATCTTCTTCTCAAATTGGACCGAGGAAATCAAGGAATTGAATATTCTAATAAAAGGAATATAATAGGCTGTGTTGGCACTGCCCCCCTTAGTAATAAAACAAAACTAGATTTTAGTAAAAAATATAATATTCAATTATTTGAAAGTTATGGATTATCTGAAACTCTTTTTATCTCTACTAATTCTCCTGGAAAGCCACAGAAATCTAGCAGTGTAGGAAATTTGCTACACGGAATAAACTTGGATTTTTGTCCAGATAATGAGATTGCAGTAGATGTTCCCTGGATGTTTTTAGGTTACACAAACCAAGAGACTCAGAATTATTTTAAAAATGGGAAGTATTTGACAGGTGATCTCGGCATTATTGATGAAAATGGGTTCCTCTCTATAACAGGAAGAAAGAAAGATATTATAATAAGAGGAGGAATAAACCTAAGCCCTAAAAAGATTGAAGGAATCATCGAATCAATTGATGTCTTTGAGGATTATGTAATTATAGGACTGGAAGATGAGAATTTAGGTGAAAAAACAGCATGTTTTTTTGTTCCATCTTATGAGGATTACAAAAATATTCTCAAGAAAATTAACAAAGAACTAGTTGAAAAATTAGGAGAAGCATATCACATTGATGAATTTGTGAGGATGAATGAAATACCCAAAAACATTAATGGTAAAATTGATAAAATAGCAATCAAGAAAATGTATGAAGGGAAATAA
- a CDS encoding VOC family protein, which yields MIIKIDHIALSSLSFKDDIKLLKSLGYNLVILEENIENLSQKESLLSIFHKRHNLALLTSNLNYDIELLDHGQLTSNRGYIIPFFENIPPNVIRDTGHERVINGTEYKEEIIRSMNILFYTQNLARQNDFKFNKLIVESTDINKSIEFWKCLGFKVLTSGEQNCLEFKSIFDNESYYIIVNKSNNKEVQRHFLDDIGFNCMAFVTNSAQHEKEKLNEKGIKTTEIEQLRVNEKLLNIFFALGPSGEIVEIIELIRE from the coding sequence ATGATAATTAAGATTGATCATATAGCCCTTTCCTCATTGTCATTTAAAGACGACATTAAGCTATTGAAATCTTTAGGATATAATCTTGTTATCCTTGAGGAAAATATAGAAAATCTTTCTCAGAAAGAGTCTCTTTTAAGTATATTTCATAAACGTCATAACCTTGCATTATTGACTTCTAATTTAAATTATGATATTGAACTCTTAGATCATGGGCAATTAACATCTAACAGGGGATATATCATACCTTTTTTTGAAAATATTCCCCCAAATGTCATTAGAGATACTGGACATGAAAGAGTGATAAATGGAACTGAGTACAAAGAAGAAATAATAAGATCCATGAATATCTTATTTTATACTCAAAATCTCGCCAGACAAAATGATTTTAAATTTAATAAACTCATTGTTGAAAGTACAGACATTAACAAAAGTATTGAATTTTGGAAATGTTTAGGATTTAAGGTGCTTACGTCTGGTGAACAGAATTGTCTGGAATTTAAATCTATTTTTGACAATGAAAGTTATTATATAATTGTAAACAAATCAAATAATAAAGAAGTGCAACGACATTTTCTAGATGATATTGGGTTTAACTGTATGGCGTTTGTTACTAACTCAGCTCAACATGAAAAAGAAAAGTTAAATGAAAAAGGCATCAAAACCACAGAAATTGAACAACTTCGTGTTAATGAAAAGTTACTAAACATTTTTTTTGCCCTTGGGCCCTCTGGCGAGATTGTTGAAATCATAGAACTAATCAGAGAATAG